One stretch of Numenius arquata chromosome 8, bNumArq3.hap1.1, whole genome shotgun sequence DNA includes these proteins:
- the MANF gene encoding mesencephalic astrocyte-derived neurotrophic factor translates to MRAAHGLWAALALLLLPAGSRALRDGECEVCVTFLGRFYQSLKDNDVEFTPASIEKELLKSCKEAKGKENRLCYYVGATSDAATKIINEVSKPMSHHIPVEKICEKLKKKDSQICELKYDKQIDLSTADLRKLRVKELRRILDDWGEACKGCAEKSDFIRRIHELMPKYAPRAAGARADL, encoded by the exons ATGCGGGCGGCCCACGGGCTCTGGGCGGCgctggccctgctcctgctgccggcCGGCAGCCGGGCCCTGCGCGACGGGGAGTGCGAGG TGTGTGTCACGTTCCTGGGAAGGTTCTACCAGAGCCTAAAGGACAACGATGTTGAGTTCACACCTGCCAGTATTGAAAAGGAGCTCTTGAAATCCTGCAAAGAAGCAAAAGGCAAAGAGAACCGCCTG tGCTATTATGTTGGGGCCACAAGTGATGCAGCCACTAAAATCATTAACGAGGTATCAAAGCCAATGAGTCATCACATCCCAGTGGAAAAGATCTGTGAGAAACTAAAGAAGAAAGACAGTCAGATCTGTGAACTAAAATACG ACAAACAGATCGACCTGAGCACCGCCGACCTGCGCAAGCTGCGCGTCAAGGAGCTGCGGCGGATCCTGGACGACTGGGGGGAGGCCTGCAAGGGCTGCGCCGAGAAATCCGACTTCATCCGACGCATCCACGAACTGATGCCCAAGTACGCGCCGCGGGCCGCCGGCGCCCGGGCGGATCTCTGA